From a single Ciona intestinalis unplaced genomic scaffold, KH HT000736.1, whole genome shotgun sequence genomic region:
- the LOC113475517 gene encoding uncharacterized protein LOC113475517, translated as MYIRFTDTFGCSCRLCLSLATKSKSCYEELRESGLLRLPSSRTLNDYRNLYSTPGIQQHVLQELKLEAVKLHFHQRLLVMSLDEMKGNIVYDATTDSMVGFVDLGAERKKETIAASHVLQLYVRSITSQFSRPLAFFLHPQHQSI; from the exons ATGTATATACGGTTTACAGACACATTCGGTTGTTCATGTAGATTGTGCCTAAGCCTGGCAACTAAAAGTAAAAGTTGTTACGAGGAGCTGCGGGAGTCTGGTTTGCTTCGCCTACCCAGTTCCAGAACATTAAATGATTATAG gAATCTTTACAGCACGCCTGGTATCCAACAGCATGTGTTGCAGGAGTTGAAGTTGGAGGCTGTAAAACTGCATTTTCATCAACGACTTCTTGTAATGTCTCTAGATGAAATGAAGg GAAATATTGTGTATGATGCCACCACCGACTCCATGGTTGGATTCGTTGATCTTGGGgctgaaagaaaaaaagaaacgaTTGCTGCATCCCATGTGCTTCAGCTATATGTTAGATCCATCACGAGTCAGTTCTCTAGACCACTTGCTTTTTTTCTCCACCCACAACACCAAAGCATATGA